A single genomic interval of Cupriavidus necator harbors:
- a CDS encoding helix-turn-helix domain-containing protein, with the protein MTEDTFATRLKGVLEGKRIMLKQVAEALSVSPSAVHKWTRGGEIEYERLLALARFLGVNWLWLRYGEQAIADLEASTASDPHIKELRQKHLAEIMESEARMKFAQEVSGIVTWEWNVLTDGLTYSSNDVTLFGRHIRNMDDFWACVHPADVARLREVLARTLGAQEMHEWEFRVVHGDTTRWISSRATLVRDFDQRPVKMIGVSLDITERRRAEAALRQNEALLAKAQEIAHLGGWYWNIQTDDCAWTDEAYRIFGWAPQAFKVTMERYLASIVEEDRARVQAAIRAAIVDKAPYSVNYRIQLPDGSHRDIHEEGEVTLDEHGNALTMVGASQDVTGPAAPPARGGGKAPRKRAADKPRAPA; encoded by the coding sequence ATGACGGAAGACACTTTTGCCACGCGCCTGAAGGGGGTGCTGGAAGGCAAAAGGATCATGCTCAAGCAGGTGGCAGAGGCGCTGTCGGTATCGCCGTCGGCGGTGCACAAGTGGACCCGCGGCGGCGAGATCGAATACGAGCGGCTGCTCGCGCTGGCGCGCTTCCTGGGCGTCAACTGGCTGTGGCTGCGCTACGGCGAGCAGGCCATCGCCGACCTGGAGGCCAGCACCGCCTCTGACCCACACATCAAGGAACTGCGCCAGAAGCACCTGGCGGAGATCATGGAGAGCGAGGCGCGCATGAAGTTCGCGCAGGAGGTCTCGGGCATCGTCACCTGGGAATGGAACGTGCTGACCGATGGCCTGACCTACTCGTCCAACGACGTCACGCTGTTCGGCCGCCACATCCGCAACATGGACGACTTCTGGGCCTGCGTGCATCCGGCCGATGTCGCGCGCCTGCGCGAGGTGCTGGCGCGCACGCTGGGCGCGCAGGAGATGCACGAGTGGGAGTTCCGCGTCGTGCACGGGGACACCACGCGCTGGATCTCGTCGCGGGCCACGCTGGTGCGCGACTTCGACCAGCGCCCGGTCAAGATGATCGGCGTCAGCCTGGACATCACCGAGCGGCGCCGCGCCGAGGCTGCGCTGCGCCAGAACGAGGCGCTGCTGGCCAAGGCGCAGGAGATTGCCCACCTGGGCGGCTGGTACTGGAATATCCAGACCGACGACTGCGCCTGGACCGACGAGGCCTACCGCATCTTCGGCTGGGCCCCGCAGGCGTTCAAGGTGACCATGGAGCGCTACCTGGCGTCGATCGTCGAGGAGGACCGCGCGCGCGTGCAGGCGGCCATCCGCGCGGCCATCGTCGACAAGGCGCCGTACAGTGTCAACTACCGCATCCAGCTGCCCGACGGCAGCCATCGCGACATCCATGAGGAAGGCGAGGTCACGCTGGACGAGCACGGCAACGCCCTGACCATGGTCGGCGCCTCGCAGGATGTCACCGGGCCGGCAGCGCCGCCGGCAAGAGGCGGCGGCAAGGCCCCGCGCAAGCGTGCGGCGGACAAGCCGCGCGCACCAGCCTGA
- a CDS encoding aldehyde dehydrogenase family protein, giving the protein MILTQLYIDGQWQSPIDQGTRAILSPADESVIAQAAEATRADARLAIAAARKAFDGPWRQTTIRDRARLLNKIAELIDRDAEKLARLESLNTGKTLTESRTDMGDIAATFRYFAGLVASESGAVNEAPHHVISRTLREPVGVCGLITPWNYPLLQAAWKIAPALGAGNTVVIKPSNLTPLTTHHFTQLVAELDLPPGVFNLVTGGAEVGAELAESLDVDLVSFTGGAYAGESIMKAATGNFKRIGLELGGKNPNIVFADADLDAAVDYALNAAFFHAGQVCSAGSRLMIEDGIYDAFISRLAERLPRIVIGNGFHGETQMGPVQSAQQHEKILGMVQAGIAEGARLVHGGKRPAGDVFKTGYWLEPTLLADVTADMKIAKEEIFGPVITAERFRSEEEVLRAANDTPYGLAGAVWTRDLDKANRMSRGLRFGTVWVNDYHPYFPEAPWGGYKASGIGRELARIGLDEYTELKHSYINLAPKAMGWFGA; this is encoded by the coding sequence ATGATCCTGACCCAGCTCTATATCGACGGCCAGTGGCAGTCGCCCATCGACCAAGGCACGCGCGCCATCCTGAGCCCGGCCGACGAGTCCGTGATCGCCCAGGCAGCCGAAGCCACCCGCGCCGACGCGCGCCTGGCCATCGCCGCTGCGCGCAAGGCCTTCGACGGCCCGTGGCGCCAGACGACGATCCGTGACCGCGCCAGGCTGCTGAACAAGATCGCCGAACTGATTGACCGCGATGCCGAGAAGCTCGCCCGACTGGAGTCGCTCAACACCGGCAAGACGCTGACCGAGAGCCGCACCGACATGGGCGATATCGCCGCCACCTTCCGCTACTTTGCGGGGCTGGTCGCATCCGAGTCGGGCGCCGTCAACGAAGCCCCGCACCATGTGATCAGCCGCACCCTGCGCGAGCCGGTTGGCGTGTGCGGCCTGATCACGCCGTGGAACTACCCGCTGCTGCAGGCCGCGTGGAAGATCGCGCCCGCGCTGGGCGCCGGCAATACCGTGGTGATCAAACCCAGCAACCTGACGCCGCTGACCACGCACCACTTCACGCAACTGGTGGCCGAGCTGGACCTGCCGCCGGGCGTGTTCAACCTGGTGACCGGCGGCGCCGAAGTCGGTGCCGAACTGGCCGAGAGCCTGGACGTGGACCTGGTGTCCTTCACCGGCGGCGCCTATGCCGGCGAAAGCATCATGAAGGCCGCCACCGGCAACTTCAAGCGCATCGGCCTGGAGCTGGGCGGCAAGAACCCGAACATCGTGTTTGCCGATGCCGACCTGGACGCAGCGGTCGACTACGCGCTCAATGCCGCGTTCTTCCACGCCGGGCAGGTCTGCTCCGCCGGCTCGCGCCTGATGATCGAGGACGGCATCTATGATGCATTCATCAGCCGGCTGGCCGAGCGCCTGCCGCGCATCGTGATCGGCAACGGCTTCCACGGCGAGACCCAGATGGGCCCGGTGCAGTCGGCGCAACAGCACGAGAAGATCCTGGGCATGGTGCAGGCCGGCATTGCCGAGGGTGCACGGCTGGTCCACGGCGGCAAGCGGCCGGCTGGCGACGTCTTCAAGACGGGCTACTGGCTGGAACCGACGCTGCTGGCCGACGTGACGGCAGACATGAAAATTGCGAAGGAGGAGATTTTCGGGCCGGTGATCACGGCCGAGCGCTTCCGCTCCGAGGAAGAGGTGCTGCGTGCCGCCAACGACACCCCGTACGGCCTGGCCGGCGCGGTCTGGACCCGCGACCTGGACAAGGCCAACCGGATGTCGCGCGGGCTGCGCTTCGGCACGGTGTGGGTCAACGACTACCACCCGTACTTCCCGGAAGCGCCGTGGGGCGGCTACAAGGCGAGCGGCATCGGCCGCGAGCTGGCCCGCATCGGCCTGGACGAGTACACCGAACTCAAGCACAGCTATATCAACCTGGCCCCCAAGGCGATGGGCTGGTTCGGCGCCTGA
- a CDS encoding MFS transporter: protein MSLAKPAIPQSPGHAAVLPDAAAAAFAKVTRRIVPFIVLCYFFSYLDRVNVGFAKLQMQQALGLSDVVYGLGAGIFFWGYMLCQVPSSLLIYRLGMRRSMAAIMILWGLVSAATMFVTTPMEFYAARFLLGVTEAGFFPAAVMYLNKWYPADRQSRIMSILFLAMPLGMVLGGPISGALMSATHDLHGLQGWQWMFLIEALPAIVLGLLLLRMLPESPEAAPWLTPAEAGAITHTLTTENAKKNTRFIAALKSPVLWMLMAICLLFNIGNYGLVFWLPTIIQSTGMSSPLEIAMLTAIPYAVACVAMNVNAAHAERTGERRLHSALPLLVAAVGMWASTLFPHNTVMAMVFLTIGISGLMATLSMFWGLPGRVLAGTAAAGGIAMINSAASLAGLIGPVLMGGIKQSTGSISLGVLALAGLMLAAAVLILAIPRQLMQSRS, encoded by the coding sequence ATGTCCCTGGCCAAGCCAGCCATCCCGCAGTCCCCGGGCCACGCCGCGGTGTTGCCGGACGCCGCCGCCGCCGCGTTCGCCAAGGTCACGCGCCGCATCGTGCCGTTTATCGTGCTGTGCTATTTCTTCAGCTACCTGGACCGGGTCAACGTGGGCTTCGCCAAGCTGCAGATGCAGCAGGCGCTGGGGCTGAGCGACGTGGTCTATGGCCTGGGCGCGGGCATCTTCTTCTGGGGCTACATGCTGTGCCAGGTGCCCAGCAGCCTGCTGATCTACCGCCTCGGCATGCGCCGCAGCATGGCGGCCATCATGATCCTGTGGGGGCTGGTATCCGCCGCGACCATGTTCGTGACCACGCCGATGGAGTTCTACGCGGCGCGCTTCCTGCTGGGCGTGACCGAGGCCGGCTTCTTCCCGGCCGCGGTGATGTACCTGAACAAGTGGTACCCGGCCGACCGGCAGTCGCGCATCATGTCGATCCTGTTCCTGGCGATGCCGCTGGGCATGGTGCTGGGCGGCCCGATCTCCGGCGCGCTGATGTCAGCCACGCATGACCTGCACGGGCTGCAAGGCTGGCAGTGGATGTTCCTGATCGAGGCGCTCCCGGCCATCGTGCTGGGCCTGCTGCTGTTGCGCATGCTGCCCGAGTCGCCGGAGGCCGCGCCATGGCTCACGCCGGCCGAGGCGGGCGCCATCACCCACACGCTGACCACCGAGAACGCGAAGAAGAACACCCGCTTCATCGCCGCGCTCAAGTCGCCGGTCCTGTGGATGCTGATGGCGATCTGCCTGCTGTTCAATATCGGCAACTACGGCCTGGTGTTCTGGCTGCCCACCATCATCCAGTCGACCGGGATGTCGTCGCCGCTTGAGATCGCCATGCTGACGGCGATCCCGTATGCGGTCGCGTGCGTGGCGATGAACGTCAACGCCGCGCACGCCGAGCGCACCGGCGAGCGCCGCCTGCACTCCGCGCTGCCGCTGCTGGTGGCCGCCGTCGGCATGTGGGCGAGCACGCTGTTCCCGCACAACACGGTGATGGCGATGGTGTTCCTGACTATCGGCATTTCCGGCCTGATGGCCACGCTGTCGATGTTCTGGGGCCTGCCGGGCCGCGTGCTGGCCGGCACCGCCGCGGCTGGCGGCATTGCCATGATCAACAGCGCGGCCAGCCTGGCCGGCCTGATCGGCCCGGTGCTGATGGGCGGCATCAAGCAGAGCACCGGCAGCATCTCGCTGGGCGTGCTGGCGCTGGCCGGGCTGATGCTGGCCGCGGCGGTGCTGATCCTGGCGATTCCACGCCAGCTGATGCAATCGCGGAGCTGA
- a CDS encoding Bug family tripartite tricarboxylate transporter substrate binding protein, whose product MATLLWLGAVGLAGPAMADSYPSRPIRLVVPSAAGGSPDVLMRALGAEVGKSLGQSFVIDNKPGASGVIGISELERAAPDGYTLGYANNVTLSINKSTFRKLPYRPDAFVPVVLLFKVPNVIAVRPEMPVKTFAELVAYVKANPDKVTYASPGQGTSGHLTGQLLADKAGLAWTHVGYKGSPQAATDVMGGQVNVLIDNMPTILPLIKAGKLKPLTVTSLARSPLLPALPTIAESGVPGFEGVAWGGLVAPQGTPAGVVGKLNGAFNRALADPAIKDKFAALGAETVGGTPQALAGYAARETDKWAAVVRQAGITPQ is encoded by the coding sequence ATGGCCACCCTGTTGTGGCTGGGCGCCGTGGGCCTGGCTGGCCCGGCAATGGCGGACAGCTATCCGTCGCGCCCGATCCGCCTGGTGGTGCCGTCAGCCGCCGGCGGCAGTCCCGACGTGCTGATGCGCGCATTGGGCGCCGAAGTCGGCAAGTCGCTGGGCCAGTCGTTCGTGATCGACAACAAGCCCGGCGCCTCGGGCGTGATCGGCATCTCCGAACTGGAACGCGCCGCGCCTGACGGCTACACGCTCGGCTATGCCAACAACGTGACGCTGTCGATCAACAAGAGCACCTTCCGCAAGCTGCCGTACCGGCCCGATGCCTTCGTGCCGGTGGTGCTGCTGTTCAAGGTGCCGAATGTGATCGCGGTCAGGCCGGAGATGCCGGTGAAGACCTTTGCCGAGCTGGTGGCCTACGTCAAGGCCAACCCGGACAAGGTCACCTATGCCTCGCCGGGCCAGGGCACGTCCGGCCACCTGACTGGCCAGCTGCTCGCGGACAAGGCGGGGCTGGCCTGGACGCACGTCGGCTACAAGGGCAGCCCGCAGGCCGCCACCGATGTGATGGGCGGCCAGGTCAATGTGCTGATCGACAACATGCCGACCATCCTGCCGCTGATCAAGGCCGGCAAGCTCAAGCCGCTGACGGTGACCAGCCTGGCGCGCTCGCCGCTGCTGCCGGCGCTGCCCACCATCGCGGAGTCTGGCGTGCCGGGTTTCGAAGGGGTGGCCTGGGGCGGCCTGGTCGCGCCGCAAGGCACGCCCGCCGGGGTGGTGGGCAAGCTCAACGGCGCCTTCAACCGCGCGCTGGCGGATCCGGCCATCAAGGACAAGTTCGCCGCACTGGGCGCCGAGACGGTCGGCGGCACGCCGCAGGCGCTGGCCGGCTATGCCGCGCGTGAAACCGACAAATGGGCGGCCGTGGTCAGGCAGGCCGGCATCACGCCGCAGTAA
- a CDS encoding aromatic ring-hydroxylating oxygenase subunit alpha, with translation MQETTAPACGTTPPLAYTLPAHYYTSQEVFEQEKKTIFARSWVCVMHKSQVAENNQYATVKVAGENVFVVRGRDGVLRAFYNVCPHRAHELFADGAGKAKNVITCPYHAWSFGLDGKLIHVRNAENVPGFCKDNAGLTPVRVEEFCGLVFVNLDMDAKPLAELAGGLNDEIRARCPDVDKLVPAHKLTYEMKANWKVVVDNYLECLHCQTAHPALVESIRMETYKHEVRGLYTSQVGQTRSGSDAFTYDSDAPNTDFAAYWLWPNVTLNVLPGDGNYGVFYMFPVDADTTIQHFEFYFRDSTPTAEQEQLIEYYKNVLKPEDLSIVESVQRGLKSRGYRNGQGPLLVTDDKTSAIGEHGVQHFQQMVLDALAA, from the coding sequence ATGCAAGAGACCACCGCCCCCGCCTGCGGCACCACCCCGCCGCTGGCCTATACGCTGCCGGCCCACTACTACACCTCGCAGGAAGTCTTCGAGCAGGAGAAGAAGACCATCTTCGCGCGCAGCTGGGTGTGTGTGATGCACAAGAGCCAGGTGGCCGAGAACAACCAGTACGCCACAGTGAAAGTGGCCGGCGAGAACGTGTTCGTAGTGCGCGGCCGCGACGGCGTGTTGCGCGCGTTCTACAACGTCTGCCCGCACCGCGCCCATGAGCTGTTTGCGGATGGCGCGGGCAAGGCCAAGAACGTGATCACTTGCCCGTATCACGCCTGGTCGTTCGGCCTGGACGGCAAGCTGATCCACGTGCGCAACGCCGAGAACGTGCCGGGCTTCTGCAAGGACAACGCCGGCCTGACGCCGGTGCGCGTGGAAGAATTCTGCGGCCTGGTCTTCGTCAACCTGGACATGGACGCGAAACCGCTGGCCGAGCTGGCAGGCGGCCTCAACGACGAGATCCGCGCGCGCTGCCCGGATGTCGACAAGCTGGTGCCCGCGCACAAGCTCACCTACGAGATGAAGGCCAACTGGAAGGTGGTGGTCGACAACTACCTGGAATGCCTGCACTGCCAGACCGCGCACCCGGCGCTGGTCGAGTCGATCAGGATGGAGACCTACAAGCACGAAGTGCGCGGCCTCTACACCAGCCAGGTCGGCCAGACGCGCTCGGGCAGCGACGCCTTCACCTATGACAGCGACGCCCCCAACACCGACTTCGCCGCCTACTGGCTGTGGCCCAACGTGACGCTGAACGTGCTGCCGGGCGATGGCAACTACGGCGTGTTCTACATGTTCCCGGTGGATGCCGACACCACCATCCAGCACTTCGAGTTCTACTTCCGCGACAGCACGCCCACGGCCGAGCAGGAGCAACTGATCGAGTACTACAAGAACGTGCTCAAGCCCGAAGACCTGAGCATCGTCGAATCGGTGCAGCGCGGCCTGAAGTCGCGCGGCTACCGCAACGGGCAGGGCCCGCTACTGGTCACCGACGACAAGACCTCCGCCATCGGCGAGCACGGCGTGCAGCACTTCCAGCAGATGGTGCTCGACGCCCTGGCCGCCTGA
- a CDS encoding amidase family protein, with amino-acid sequence MVADTPTAAAMAAQVRSGERLALDLVQDALQRAEAAAPLNACSALLADSALAQAAALDRLRAQGRLLPPLAGVPFVVKSLLDVRGHATLAGAAPRAQEPPALRHADTVEALVAAGAVPVALAAMDEYACGATGENVIGGPVRNPLDPSRITGGSSAGTAALVAAGVVPFGLGSDTNGSIRAPAAFCGIWGLRPTTGRLSLAGCVPYAQSLDTVGPMAGSACDLALAYAAMLGVDAPADPQGRGAATLRVGVLGRGFSDFAEPAVQAAVLRVASAFGAVRTIDLPDADSSRDAASVISAYEVGRNHQAMGFSERHGGYSAFVRQRILAGLAMPRGWYDIARQYQSAWRQRLLALFDDVDLLLAPSTPYAATPIGADTVNGTGRIYCPRADAGHLTRPLSLAGLPVVAAPCAGEGLPAGIQIVAAPGLESQALAAARFLEAQGLCRSATPRWL; translated from the coding sequence ATGGTTGCTGACACGCCGACCGCCGCCGCCATGGCCGCGCAAGTACGCAGCGGCGAGCGGCTTGCCCTCGACCTGGTGCAAGACGCCCTGCAGCGCGCCGAAGCCGCCGCGCCGCTCAATGCCTGCTCGGCGCTGCTGGCGGACAGCGCACTGGCGCAGGCCGCCGCGCTGGACCGGCTGCGCGCGCAGGGCCGGCTGCTGCCGCCGCTGGCGGGCGTGCCGTTCGTGGTGAAGAGCCTGCTGGACGTGCGCGGCCACGCCACGCTGGCCGGCGCCGCGCCACGCGCGCAGGAGCCGCCGGCGCTGCGCCATGCCGATACGGTCGAGGCGCTGGTCGCCGCGGGCGCGGTGCCCGTTGCGCTGGCGGCGATGGACGAATACGCGTGCGGCGCTACCGGCGAGAACGTGATCGGCGGTCCGGTGCGCAATCCGCTCGATCCGTCGCGCATCACCGGCGGCTCGTCGGCCGGCACCGCGGCGCTGGTGGCTGCCGGGGTGGTGCCGTTCGGGCTGGGTTCGGATACCAATGGGTCGATCCGCGCCCCGGCCGCGTTCTGCGGCATCTGGGGGCTGCGCCCGACCACGGGGCGGTTGTCCCTGGCCGGATGCGTGCCGTACGCGCAGAGCCTGGATACGGTCGGCCCGATGGCCGGCAGCGCCTGTGACCTCGCGCTGGCCTATGCGGCAATGCTCGGCGTGGACGCGCCTGCTGATCCGCAAGGCCGTGGTGCCGCGACGCTGCGCGTCGGCGTGCTCGGCCGCGGCTTTTCCGATTTTGCCGAGCCCGCGGTGCAGGCGGCGGTGCTGCGCGTGGCCTCGGCCTTTGGCGCGGTGCGCACCATTGACCTGCCCGACGCCGACAGTTCGCGCGATGCCGCCTCGGTGATCTCCGCCTACGAAGTCGGGCGCAACCACCAGGCCATGGGCTTCTCCGAGCGCCATGGCGGCTACAGCGCCTTCGTGCGCCAGCGCATCCTGGCCGGGCTGGCGATGCCGCGCGGCTGGTATGACATCGCGCGCCAGTACCAGTCAGCGTGGCGGCAGCGGCTGCTGGCGCTGTTCGATGACGTCGACCTGCTGCTGGCCCCTTCGACGCCCTATGCGGCCACGCCGATCGGTGCCGACACCGTCAACGGCACCGGCCGCATCTATTGCCCACGTGCCGATGCCGGGCACCTGACGCGCCCGTTGTCGCTGGCGGGCCTGCCCGTTGTAGCCGCGCCGTGCGCGGGCGAGGGCTTGCCCGCAGGCATCCAGATCGTGGCCGCGCCCGGGCTCGAGAGCCAGGCACTGGCGGCGGCGCGCTTCCTTGAGGCGCAGGGGCTGTGCCGCAGCGCGACGCCCCGATGGCTGTAA